The segment CGGTTCCATGTTCGAGTTACAAGCCGCCTCAGCGAACACCGTTCCCGCCAGCGGTTGGGGACAAGCGAAGAACATCATTCTCTGTTATCTCCAGGGCGGTCCCAGCCATATCGATATGTGGGACCCCAAAGAGAATGTTCCCGACAACGTCCGTAGTAGCTTCGGGAATATCTCCACGAAACTGCCCGGGATTCAGTTCACTGAAATCCTGCCGAAGCTGGCTCAGATGAATGATAAATTCACGATGATCCGCTCGATGTCATACACGCCGAATGGTTTATTCAATCATACCGCTGCCATCTATCAGATGATGACCGGTTACACGACTGACAAAGTCAGTCCGTCCGGTCAATTGGAACCACCCAGTCCTAAAGACTTTCCGAACTTCGGTTCCAACATCATCAAGATCAAACCAGTCGACGTCCCGATGCTGCCTTTCGTGATGCTGCCCCGTCCGCTTCAGGAGAGCAATGTTGTTGGCAAAGGAGGCACTGCCGGCTTCCTCGGAAAAGCGTTCGATCCCTACACGCTCTATCCAGAGGGGGACGACATGGATATGAGCAAGATGACGAAGATCAAGATTGAAGACCTCAAGCTACGTCCCGACGTCTTCTCAGTGAGATTGAATCGCCGTGCGAAACTTCGCGAAACAATCAACAAAGGAATGCCGACGATCGACAAAGCGGTCGAATCGCATAACCTGAATGAATATTATGATCGAGCCCTGAACTTAATCGTTTCCGGTCGCGCTCGCGATGCATTCGACCTCGAATCCGAATCGCACCAGACTCGCGAACTGTATGGCCGCAACACCTTTGGTGATTCCTGCCTCCTGGCACGACGGTTGGTTGAAGCGGGAACGCGTGTCGTCGAAGTGGTCTGGCCTAAAGTGGCGAACTCGGATAACCATTCGTGGGACCATCATGTTGATCTCGATACACGAATGAAAAACCAGTCTGGTCCCATGCTGGACGCGGGCCTGTCCGGTCTAATCACTGACCTTGATGAACGTGGTATGCTTGACGAGACTCTTGTGGTCTGCGTGGGAGAATTCGGTCGAAGCCCCCAGAAAGGGGTCAGTACCTCCGGAAACAGCAATACCCCGGACGGACGAGACCACTGGCCTTACTGCTACACCGCCGTTATGGCTGGTGCCGGTATTAAACGGGGGCAGGTGCATGGTAAGAGTGATAAAACAGCCTCATCACCGCTGGAAGATCCAGTCCATCCTGGTGAATTGCTGGCGACGATCTATCACAGTTTCGGTATCAATCCGGAGACGATCGTGTACAACCACCTGAATCAGCCACGAGAGCTGGTTAAGGCCGACGCCGTTTCCAGCCTATTCGTCTGATGAATTGAGAACCTGGCTATCGAAGTCAGATTTTTGCAGATACAGAGTAACAGCTCAGAAAGCCGCTATCGAACGCTTTTATTTCAGTTTGATAGCGGCTTCTTTTGCGTCTAGTGAATCCAGACAAGATGACGTTACGACAGTGAGCGATTCTCTGTTTTGCAATACTGTGTTTTATTGAACTCTTTGGTATAGTACGCGTATCCACTTCATTTCTTTTCACAGCTGAATAAGGTCGCTTCCATGACGTTTCCGCGGATGATGCGTATTCGCCAGAATTTTTCTCAACCCAAAATCGACGCGGTTTTTGACGAAGCGATCGCACAGCTGAAATCGCTCGGTTTGGAACTGACGGTGAAACCGGGTGAGACAGTCGCCATCACCGCAGGTAGTCGTGGAATTGCCAACATTGCGACCATCACGAAGGCAATTGTCGACTACTTCAAATCAATCGACGCTGTCCCCTTCATCGTGCCTGCAATGGGTAGCCACGGTGGCGGAACTGCCCAAGGTCAGGTCGATCTGCTGGGTCGTTACGGAATCTCAGAACAGACGATGGAAACGGAAATCCGTGCGTCTATGGAAACGATCATTGTCGCGGAAACACCACAGGGTATTCCCGTCCATTTTGACAAGCACGCCTCCACCGCCGACCACGTCTTTGTGGCAGGTCGTGTCAAACCACATACCGCCTTCGTTGGAGAGATTGAATCCGGTCTCCATAAAATGATGTTAATCGGACTTGGGAAACATCATGGTGCCAAGATCTATCACCGAGCGATTCTCGAATACAGCTTCACGGAAATCATTGAGGCAGTTGCGGCCCTCGTTCTGGAAAAGTGCTGTATCTGCGGAGGCCTCGGTATCGTCGAGAATGCCTATGATGAAACGGCACTTCTAAAAGGCGTTCTTCCTCCAGATTTTCGTTCGACAGAAATTGAACTGCTGAAACAGGCCCGGGAATGGATGCCTCGTCTTCCAGTAAAAACAGTCGACCTGCTCATTATCGATGAAATTGGAAAAGACATCAGCGGATCCGGTCTCGATACGAATGTGGTCGGCCGGAAATACAATGATCACGTTTCAACTGAACTCGACGACGTGCAGTGCAAACGTATATTTGTCCGCGGCCTCACAAAAGCGACGCACGGAAATGCCAACGGTATTGGAATCGCTGAATTCACGAACAAGCGGACGGCCGATAACATCGACTGGGAACCGACCCGAATAAACGCAATCACAGGCGGGCACCCGACAGCCGGCATGCTGCCGAATGTCTTCGACACTGACGCCGAGGCAATCGAAGCCTCATTTCAGACGATCGCTTTAAAAACGTTAGAACAGACTGAGATCATCCAGATA is part of the Polystyrenella longa genome and harbors:
- a CDS encoding DUF1501 domain-containing protein is translated as MFAIKGQPGKDMCDEHLGMSRRDLLRVGSSSMLGVTLGSMFELQAASANTVPASGWGQAKNIILCYLQGGPSHIDMWDPKENVPDNVRSSFGNISTKLPGIQFTEILPKLAQMNDKFTMIRSMSYTPNGLFNHTAAIYQMMTGYTTDKVSPSGQLEPPSPKDFPNFGSNIIKIKPVDVPMLPFVMLPRPLQESNVVGKGGTAGFLGKAFDPYTLYPEGDDMDMSKMTKIKIEDLKLRPDVFSVRLNRRAKLRETINKGMPTIDKAVESHNLNEYYDRALNLIVSGRARDAFDLESESHQTRELYGRNTFGDSCLLARRLVEAGTRVVEVVWPKVANSDNHSWDHHVDLDTRMKNQSGPMLDAGLSGLITDLDERGMLDETLVVCVGEFGRSPQKGVSTSGNSNTPDGRDHWPYCYTAVMAGAGIKRGQVHGKSDKTASSPLEDPVHPGELLATIYHSFGINPETIVYNHLNQPRELVKADAVSSLFV
- a CDS encoding lactate racemase domain-containing protein, with product MTFPRMMRIRQNFSQPKIDAVFDEAIAQLKSLGLELTVKPGETVAITAGSRGIANIATITKAIVDYFKSIDAVPFIVPAMGSHGGGTAQGQVDLLGRYGISEQTMETEIRASMETIIVAETPQGIPVHFDKHASTADHVFVAGRVKPHTAFVGEIESGLHKMMLIGLGKHHGAKIYHRAILEYSFTEIIEAVAALVLEKCCICGGLGIVENAYDETALLKGVLPPDFRSTEIELLKQAREWMPRLPVKTVDLLIIDEIGKDISGSGLDTNVVGRKYNDHVSTELDDVQCKRIFVRGLTKATHGNANGIGIAEFTNKRTADNIDWEPTRINAITGGHPTAGMLPNVFDTDAEAIEASFQTIALKTLEQTEIIQIRNTLELRELLVSEAYYDRIKSISDLEVLSEPGPMSFDDEGMLKSV